In a single window of the Deltaproteobacteria bacterium genome:
- a CDS encoding protein kinase, with protein sequence MSATAGFQTGELLGGKYRILDLLGQGGMGAVYLAENVDIGRQVAIKVLKPELAAMPDVIARFRQEARAAAAVGHPGIVDVLDMGTLPDGGAFIVMERLDGHTLRERLAGNPPLSVDEAVTAMVDVLETLGVAHDKGVIHRDLKPDNVFLVERPVRTVKILDFGISKFRSTGDMALTRTGMVMGTPLYMSPEQARGAKDVGPLTDVYSCGAILYEILGGRPPFPGETYNEVLAQVLTETPMPLGTNVPKALATVVESMLSKNIALRPPSAREAAAQVRQAKTGLLNPASQTYIRTVADTHTPRPAFQTGPGAQRASPAMQTGPQLAGPRETLDPDARPPTQPMSLGAPKLATPVAPKKKKGSALPLLGGVVALLLIAGGTFMTLGPNLAGKPIKPPFQQPEPPPVTRLPAPPPLPAPTPTPPVATTPVVTAPTPTPPAPAPAPAPPVAAMPNARPLPPAHAHAHPKGSPSVLKGYNQGPSVPPVAAAPPVAAPPRKGGSLDLNCVPWCEIYVDGKDTGQHSPVKGLMLPAGAHNLRLVNPPSGREQQLELIVKPGEHATQVVRF encoded by the coding sequence TTGAGCGCGACCGCGGGGTTTCAGACTGGCGAGCTGCTCGGCGGCAAGTACCGCATCCTGGACCTGCTCGGCCAGGGCGGCATGGGCGCGGTGTACCTGGCGGAGAACGTCGACATCGGTCGCCAGGTCGCGATCAAGGTCCTCAAGCCCGAGCTCGCGGCGATGCCCGACGTGATCGCCCGCTTCCGCCAGGAGGCGCGCGCGGCGGCCGCGGTCGGGCACCCGGGCATCGTGGACGTGCTCGACATGGGCACGCTCCCCGACGGCGGCGCGTTCATCGTCATGGAGCGGCTCGACGGCCACACCTTGCGCGAGCGGCTCGCGGGCAATCCGCCTCTGAGCGTCGACGAGGCCGTGACCGCGATGGTGGACGTGCTGGAGACGCTCGGCGTCGCGCACGACAAGGGCGTCATTCACCGCGACCTGAAGCCGGACAACGTCTTCCTGGTCGAGCGCCCGGTGCGCACCGTGAAGATCCTCGACTTCGGCATCTCCAAGTTCCGCAGCACCGGCGACATGGCGCTCACCCGCACCGGCATGGTGATGGGTACGCCGCTGTACATGTCGCCCGAGCAGGCCCGCGGCGCGAAGGACGTCGGCCCGCTCACCGACGTCTACTCCTGCGGCGCCATCCTCTACGAGATCCTCGGCGGTCGGCCGCCCTTCCCTGGCGAGACCTACAACGAGGTGCTCGCGCAGGTGCTCACCGAGACGCCGATGCCGCTCGGTACGAACGTGCCCAAGGCGCTCGCGACCGTGGTCGAGTCGATGCTCTCGAAGAACATCGCGCTGCGCCCGCCCAGCGCGCGCGAGGCCGCGGCCCAGGTCCGCCAGGCGAAGACCGGCCTGCTCAACCCCGCGAGTCAGACGTACATCCGCACCGTCGCCGATACGCACACGCCGCGGCCCGCGTTCCAGACGGGTCCGGGCGCGCAGCGCGCGTCGCCGGCGATGCAGACCGGGCCCCAGCTCGCGGGGCCGCGCGAGACGCTCGATCCCGATGCGCGCCCGCCCACCCAGCCCATGAGCCTGGGCGCGCCGAAGCTGGCGACGCCGGTCGCGCCGAAGAAGAAGAAGGGCTCGGCGTTGCCGCTCCTGGGAGGCGTGGTCGCGCTGCTGCTGATCGCTGGCGGGACCTTTATGACCTTGGGCCCCAACCTCGCCGGCAAGCCCATCAAGCCGCCCTTCCAGCAGCCCGAGCCGCCGCCGGTCACGCGCTTGCCTGCGCCGCCGCCGCTGCCCGCACCGACGCCGACGCCGCCCGTCGCGACCACGCCCGTTGTCACCGCGCCGACGCCGACGCCGCCTGCTCCAGCGCCAGCGCCAGCGCCGCCGGTTGCCGCGATGCCCAACGCGCGCCCGCTTCCGCCAGCGCACGCGCACGCGCATCCGAAGGGAAGCCCCAGCGTGCTCAAGGGCTACAACCAGGGCCCCTCGGTGCCGCCGGTCGCTGCCGCGCCGCCGGTCGCTGCGCCGCCTCGGAAGGGCGGCTCGCTGGATCTCAACTGCGTGCCCTGGTGCGAGATCTACGTCGACGGCAAGGACACCGGGCAGCACTCGCCGGTGAAGGGCCTCATGCTGCCGGCCGGGGCCCACAACCTCCGCCTCGTCAACCCGCCCTCGGGCCG